In one Cloacibacillus porcorum genomic region, the following are encoded:
- a CDS encoding uracil-xanthine permease family protein, with protein sequence MAKKKLVYGIDDRPPTPILILAGAQHVLTLFGATTLVPLIFGPAMGMTTQQIGAFIGCVYFSMGIATLIQTHPKLGSGLPIVQGSSFSFIPPIMTIIGAYKSLGPDVIMQYVGGALFAGGLVLSLLGYSKLIGRIRKIITPVVIGPTIMAIGFSLAPTAIQFNAANFWPISLLVVAMVFFFSLVSKNKYFNIFAVLGSIVIAYLICLALSLSGVFAAGHPAYINLQSVYDAPWLRYKLFMPWGAPKFSGLAIGAIAAGFFCVMIESIGDYHNCSYAAGIDDPTPEQINRGIGAEGMCCALSGLLGSVGTTSYTENIGLIGLTGVASRHVVRAGAVILILLSLIGKLGALIATMPSPVIGGAYITLFGTIGALGIQNLMRADMGSQRNVLIVGFAFLMALGLPGWVEPNQALFTGFFGTTFGGMIWAVLKTPMAVAGILAAICDNLIPGTPQERGITGGVEEAQENVKKPKA encoded by the coding sequence ATGGCTAAGAAAAAACTGGTTTACGGGATCGACGACCGTCCGCCGACGCCGATATTGATTCTTGCCGGCGCGCAGCACGTCCTCACGCTCTTTGGCGCGACGACGCTCGTCCCACTCATTTTCGGCCCCGCAATGGGCATGACGACACAGCAGATAGGCGCCTTCATCGGCTGCGTCTATTTCAGCATGGGCATCGCTACTCTCATCCAGACACACCCCAAGCTCGGCTCTGGCCTGCCGATCGTGCAGGGATCGAGCTTCAGCTTCATCCCACCGATAATGACGATCATCGGCGCCTATAAGAGCCTCGGCCCGGACGTCATCATGCAGTATGTCGGCGGCGCGCTCTTCGCGGGCGGCCTCGTCCTCTCGCTGCTCGGCTACAGCAAGCTCATCGGGCGCATCAGAAAGATTATCACCCCCGTCGTCATCGGACCGACGATCATGGCGATCGGCTTCTCTCTCGCACCAACGGCGATCCAGTTTAACGCCGCGAATTTCTGGCCGATATCGCTGCTCGTCGTGGCAATGGTATTTTTCTTCAGCCTCGTCTCCAAGAACAAGTATTTCAACATCTTCGCCGTGCTGGGCTCAATCGTGATCGCCTATCTGATCTGCCTAGCGCTCTCGCTGAGCGGCGTCTTCGCCGCGGGACATCCCGCCTATATCAACCTTCAGAGCGTATACGACGCGCCGTGGCTGCGCTATAAGCTCTTTATGCCCTGGGGCGCGCCCAAATTTTCAGGGCTCGCGATAGGCGCGATCGCCGCGGGTTTCTTCTGCGTCATGATCGAATCGATCGGCGACTATCATAACTGTTCATACGCGGCGGGCATTGACGATCCGACACCGGAACAGATCAACCGCGGCATCGGCGCGGAGGGTATGTGCTGCGCGCTCTCCGGTCTGCTCGGTTCGGTCGGCACCACCTCCTACACTGAAAATATCGGCCTCATCGGCCTCACCGGCGTCGCGAGCCGTCACGTCGTGCGCGCGGGAGCGGTGATACTAATCCTTCTCTCGCTGATCGGCAAACTCGGCGCGCTGATCGCGACGATGCCTTCGCCGGTCATCGGCGGCGCTTACATCACGCTCTTCGGCACGATCGGCGCTCTCGGCATCCAAAACCTTATGCGCGCCGACATGGGAAGCCAGCGCAACGTGCTCATCGTCGGCTTCGCCTTCCTCATGGCTCTCGGCCTCCCCGGATGGGTGGAGCCGAACCAGGCCCTTTTCACGGGCTTCTTCGGAACAACCTTTGGCGGCATGATCTGGGCCGTCCTTAAGACGCCGATGGCGGTCGCGGGAATTCTCGCCGCTATCTGCGACAACCTCATCCCCGGCACGCCGCAGGAGCGCGGCATCACCGGCGGTGTAGAAGAGGCGCAGGAGAACGTGAAAAAGCCGAAGGCTTAA
- a CDS encoding glycosyltransferase family 39 protein — translation MRLTIQERYGYSMISSISKRNIFFAAIAAALLLLYIVPLGSYPLMEPDEGRYAEIPREMIATGNYITPMLNYVKYFEKPVFLYWMNAASFHIFGQNEFAARVGVALCALAGALTTAMLGSFIYGRIAGFLAGVVTATSLLYFAIGTINITDMPLSFFLTLAFASFYAAHVKEEKKYYLLFYFASAMALLTKGLIGVVLPGAVIFFYILATRQWKLFYKPLYLPGLILFFAVSVPWFYLVCRDNPDFFRFFFIQEHFLRYATKMHHRYEPFWFFIPMIPAGMIPWTAFLPPLFSKKSVVRSPKTPEEKRAVIYLLLWFSVIFLFFSFSDSKLIPYIIPCIPPLAILIGADIFRMATDKEWHGHPVVWLALTSGLLGMGLIVYPLFGEHASPAQAWPIAVKAGFGLIGMPVVAWYYTSHGSKRYKEAVKALILCSVLFISGLQDVYNIVAPMRTMKDVSDVIIRERRPGDVIVAYDEVLQGIPFYTKQRVMMVGHPGELEYGANQPEGRGWFLTKEEFLRQWRAREKRFILVVKNDGRFEELFPDGSTGTAEKIESGKYLILFYREEPTK, via the coding sequence ATGCGCCTGACAATCCAAGAAAGGTACGGTTACAGTATGATATCCTCCATCTCTAAAAGAAATATCTTCTTTGCCGCCATCGCCGCGGCTCTTTTACTCTTATATATAGTACCGCTTGGCTCTTATCCTCTGATGGAACCCGACGAGGGACGCTACGCGGAGATACCGCGCGAGATGATCGCTACCGGTAATTACATTACGCCGATGCTGAACTACGTAAAATATTTTGAGAAGCCGGTATTCCTTTACTGGATGAACGCCGCGAGCTTCCACATCTTCGGGCAGAACGAATTCGCGGCGCGCGTCGGCGTGGCTCTCTGCGCACTCGCGGGCGCGCTGACGACGGCGATGCTCGGCTCCTTCATCTACGGGCGGATAGCGGGATTCCTCGCGGGGGTGGTGACGGCGACCTCGCTGCTCTATTTCGCGATCGGCACAATAAATATCACAGATATGCCGCTCTCCTTCTTCCTCACCCTGGCCTTCGCCTCCTTTTATGCCGCCCATGTCAAGGAGGAGAAAAAATATTACCTGCTCTTTTATTTCGCCTCCGCGATGGCGCTGCTCACAAAGGGGCTGATCGGCGTCGTGCTGCCCGGCGCGGTGATATTCTTCTATATTCTCGCGACAAGACAGTGGAAACTTTTCTATAAACCGCTCTATCTGCCGGGGCTAATCCTCTTTTTCGCGGTAAGCGTGCCGTGGTTCTATCTTGTCTGCCGCGACAACCCCGACTTTTTCCGCTTTTTCTTCATTCAGGAGCACTTCCTCCGCTACGCGACGAAGATGCACCACCGCTACGAACCCTTCTGGTTTTTCATCCCGATGATACCGGCGGGGATGATTCCCTGGACGGCCTTCCTGCCGCCGCTTTTCAGCAAAAAGAGCGTCGTGCGCTCGCCAAAGACACCGGAGGAAAAGCGCGCCGTCATTTATCTGCTGCTCTGGTTTTCCGTTATCTTCCTCTTCTTCTCTTTTTCGGATTCCAAGCTGATCCCCTATATCATTCCCTGCATCCCGCCGCTCGCGATCCTGATCGGAGCCGACATCTTCCGAATGGCGACTGACAAGGAGTGGCACGGACACCCCGTCGTCTGGCTCGCGCTGACAAGCGGCCTGCTCGGTATGGGACTGATCGTATATCCGCTCTTCGGAGAGCACGCGAGCCCCGCGCAGGCCTGGCCGATCGCCGTGAAGGCTGGTTTCGGGCTCATCGGCATGCCTGTCGTCGCCTGGTATTACACCTCACACGGCAGCAAGCGGTATAAAGAGGCGGTCAAGGCGCTCATCCTCTGCTCGGTGCTTTTTATCTCCGGGCTGCAGGATGTCTACAACATCGTCGCCCCAATGCGTACCATGAAAGATGTCTCAGACGTGATAATTAGAGAGAGACGGCCGGGAGATGTAATCGTCGCCTACGACGAGGTACTGCAGGGTATTCCCTTCTACACAAAGCAGCGGGTGATGATGGTCGGCCACCCGGGCGAACTTGAGTACGGCGCGAACCAACCGGAGGGCAGGGGCTGGTTCCTGACAAAGGAAGAGTTCCTGCGGCAGTGGCGGGCGAGAGAAAAACGCTTTATACTGGTCGTGAAAAATGACGGGCGTTTCGAAGAATTATTCCCCGACGGCAGCACCGGAACGGCGGAAAAGATAGAAAGCGGAAAATATTTGATTCTCTTCTATAGAGAGGAGCCTACAAAATGA
- a CDS encoding DegT/DnrJ/EryC1/StrS family aminotransferase, which yields MRKEFLPFAKPSISEEAISDVADSIRSGWLAMGPKTIQFEENFAKYTGASYALSVNSATAGLHCALMALGVGPGDEVVTTPMTFAATVNAILFTGAKPVFADIDRNTLDIVPENIERAITKATKAVIPVHFAGTPCDMDKIEAIAAAHGLAVIEDAAHALGASYKGRRIGADRGARHLSVFSFHPTKNITTGEGGMICTEDEELAERIMVLRQNGMSKGAWNRYAAKGSANYDIFFPGLKYTMMDIQAAIGNSQMRELESFNRRRAEIAGFYLRELAGIEGLILPKRAPWDYEHSWHIFTPFVDIDRLGFTRDEFMARMKERNIGTALHYQALHLFTCYHEVTGMGRGDLPEAEYVSDRIVSLPLFPAMTDGDAHDAVAAIKEVCGKC from the coding sequence ATGAGAAAAGAATTTTTGCCCTTCGCCAAGCCGAGTATCAGCGAAGAGGCCATCTCGGATGTCGCCGATTCGATCCGCAGCGGCTGGCTCGCGATGGGGCCGAAGACGATACAGTTTGAGGAAAATTTTGCGAAATACACCGGCGCGAGTTACGCGCTCTCCGTCAACTCCGCCACCGCGGGGCTGCACTGCGCGCTGATGGCGCTGGGCGTCGGCCCCGGAGACGAGGTGGTCACCACGCCGATGACCTTCGCGGCGACGGTGAACGCGATACTCTTCACGGGCGCGAAGCCGGTATTTGCCGATATAGACCGTAATACTCTGGATATCGTGCCGGAAAATATCGAGCGCGCGATAACGAAGGCGACGAAGGCGGTGATCCCCGTCCACTTCGCGGGAACGCCCTGCGATATGGATAAGATCGAGGCAATAGCCGCCGCCCACGGCCTCGCGGTGATCGAAGACGCGGCGCACGCGCTCGGCGCCTCCTACAAAGGGCGCAGGATCGGCGCGGACCGCGGGGCGCGGCATCTCTCCGTGTTCAGCTTCCACCCGACGAAGAACATCACGACCGGCGAGGGCGGCATGATCTGTACCGAAGACGAGGAGCTAGCCGAGAGAATCATGGTCCTGCGTCAGAACGGCATGTCAAAGGGAGCCTGGAACCGCTACGCGGCGAAGGGCAGCGCCAACTACGACATTTTCTTCCCCGGCCTCAAGTATACGATGATGGACATCCAGGCGGCGATCGGAAATTCGCAGATGAGGGAGCTCGAATCCTTCAACCGCCGCCGCGCGGAGATCGCCGGTTTTTACCTGCGCGAGCTTGCGGGGATCGAGGGGCTTATACTTCCGAAGCGCGCGCCCTGGGACTACGAGCATTCGTGGCATATATTCACCCCCTTCGTCGACATCGACAGACTGGGCTTCACGCGCGACGAATTCATGGCGCGCATGAAAGAGCGCAATATCGGCACGGCGCTTCACTATCAGGCGCTGCACCTCTTCACCTGCTACCATGAGGTCACAGGCATGGGACGCGGCGACCTTCCGGAGGCGGAATATGTCTCCGACCGCATCGTATCGCTGCCGCTCTTCCCCGCGATGACCGACGGGGACGCTCACGACGCCGTCGCGGCGATAAAAGAGGTCTGCGGTAAATGTTAA
- a CDS encoding glycosyltransferase: protein MLTQRADGEPRTAAGIEVSVVIPAYNEEESLHKLFEELWPVMENLGRSFEVIFINDGSRDATMGILYDFYKIHPEMRVIDLGANFGQHMAIMAGFDHARGGKIITLDADLQNPPSEIPNILKQMDEGHDVVGTYRVGRRDPLFRKIASKCINKLTNRIAKLKIRDYGCMLRGYDRRIIDIINHSQETTTFIPALAQKFAVNPIEIPVAHRERELGESKYGLFQLIRLNFDLMTSFSLVPLQLVTMAGMLLSVISFLLLFYMFARRLFLGIGTWQLFLEQAFEASEFVISGITLFSLGIIGEYIGRIYREVSKRPRYSVRKVFEHTAEDSDGQG, encoded by the coding sequence ATGTTAACGCAAAGGGCCGACGGAGAGCCGCGCACGGCGGCGGGGATAGAGGTCTCAGTCGTCATCCCCGCCTATAACGAAGAGGAGTCGCTGCACAAGCTCTTTGAAGAGCTGTGGCCCGTGATGGAGAATCTCGGTCGCAGCTTTGAGGTAATTTTTATCAACGATGGCAGCCGTGACGCGACGATGGGAATACTCTACGATTTCTATAAGATACATCCCGAGATGCGCGTGATCGACCTTGGGGCAAACTTCGGACAGCATATGGCGATCATGGCGGGTTTCGACCACGCGCGCGGCGGCAAGATAATCACCCTTGACGCCGACCTGCAGAATCCGCCCTCGGAGATACCGAACATCCTCAAACAGATGGACGAAGGACACGACGTCGTCGGCACATACCGCGTAGGCCGCCGGGACCCCCTCTTTCGCAAGATCGCCTCAAAGTGCATCAATAAGCTCACAAACCGCATCGCGAAGCTCAAGATCCGCGATTATGGCTGTATGCTGCGCGGCTACGACCGGCGTATCATCGACATCATCAACCACAGTCAGGAGACGACGACCTTCATCCCCGCCCTCGCGCAGAAATTCGCCGTCAACCCCATAGAGATCCCCGTCGCCCATCGTGAGCGGGAGCTCGGCGAGTCCAAATACGGCCTTTTTCAGCTGATACGCCTCAACTTCGACCTTATGACGAGCTTTTCGCTCGTGCCACTTCAGCTCGTGACGATGGCCGGCATGCTGCTGTCGGTGATCTCCTTCCTGCTGCTATTTTATATGTTCGCACGCCGGCTCTTCCTAGGCATCGGCACCTGGCAGCTCTTCCTTGAACAGGCGTTCGAGGCCTCCGAGTTCGTCATCAGCGGCATCACGCTCTTTTCGCTCGGCATCATCGGAGAGTACATTGGCCGTATCTACCGCGAGGTGAGCAAGCGCCCGCGCTATTCGGTGCGGAAGGTCTTTGAACATACGGCGGAAGATTCCGATGGACAGGGCTAA
- a CDS encoding formyltransferase, translating to MDRAKIVLFAYSEVGCLCLEELIKEGANVAAVFTHNDDPGEEIWFRSVRAIAEKSGIPVHTPQKLGTQETDYLRSLKPELILSCYYRALIPKAVLDMPRLGAYNIHGALLPKYRGRACVNWAVLNGEKETGATLHVMTERADRGDIVDQERVPIEFTDTAYDVFMKVAEAARLILARRLPELEAGTAPRRPQDEAEATYFGRRRPEDGEIDWDKSAVEIYNLIRAVTHPFPGAFTELAGKKYYIWKARPLEGSAAPSKIVSDNPPVVGTGCGLLEILRLQPEGGEEGETFQ from the coding sequence ATGGACAGGGCTAAGATAGTCCTCTTCGCTTACAGCGAGGTCGGCTGCCTCTGCCTGGAGGAGCTGATAAAAGAGGGCGCTAACGTCGCCGCCGTCTTTACGCACAACGACGACCCCGGCGAGGAGATATGGTTCCGCTCGGTGAGGGCGATCGCGGAAAAAAGCGGCATTCCTGTGCACACGCCGCAAAAGCTCGGCACGCAGGAGACCGATTACCTGCGCTCCCTAAAGCCGGAGCTCATCCTCTCCTGCTACTACCGCGCGCTGATACCGAAAGCGGTGCTCGACATGCCGCGCCTCGGCGCCTACAACATCCACGGAGCGCTGCTGCCTAAGTACCGCGGACGCGCCTGCGTCAACTGGGCGGTGCTTAACGGCGAAAAAGAGACGGGCGCGACGCTTCACGTAATGACGGAGAGGGCCGACCGCGGCGACATCGTCGACCAGGAGCGGGTGCCGATAGAGTTTACCGACACGGCCTACGACGTCTTTATGAAGGTGGCGGAGGCCGCGCGGCTGATATTGGCGCGCCGTCTGCCTGAGCTTGAGGCGGGAACGGCGCCGCGCCGTCCGCAGGACGAGGCCGAGGCGACCTACTTTGGACGCCGCCGTCCCGAAGACGGTGAAATCGACTGGGACAAAAGCGCCGTGGAGATTTATAATCTTATACGTGCGGTGACCCACCCTTTCCCCGGAGCCTTTACAGAGCTGGCGGGAAAGAAATATTATATATGGAAGGCGCGCCCCCTTGAGGGCAGCGCCGCGCCCTCGAAGATCGTCAGCGACAATCCGCCGGTCGTCGGCACAGGCTGCGGGCTTCTTGAGATATTGAGGCTTCAGCCGGAGGGCGGAGAGGAAGGGGAGACTTTTCAATGA
- a CDS encoding bifunctional UDP-4-keto-pentose/UDP-xylose synthase, with protein sequence MKLFITGVNGFIGTHLLENILAKTDWEVDGFDIASTNLAPFEGERRFAFRKGDIFKDNEILEAEVIKADVVIPLAGIAKPAYYIKKPVWTFELDFEQNLKMVRLCAKHGKRIIFPSTSEVYGMSGDTELKEDESPLTTGPIVKMRWIYSCSKQMMDRMIMAYGQEQNLQYTLFRPFNWVGPRLDTLKDAEERQARSVTQMLYDIVYRRKISLVNGGEQRRSFTWIGDGIEGLMAIIENKNKKADGEIFNIGNPANNHSVKELAELLINEAKKFPKFREAAEATELDIIPASAYYGKSYDDMQNRVPSIKKIESRLGWQPKTGMREMLYKTIAWYAENEAK encoded by the coding sequence ATGAAATTATTCATCACCGGAGTAAACGGTTTCATCGGTACGCACCTGCTGGAAAACATACTCGCCAAGACCGATTGGGAGGTCGACGGCTTCGACATCGCCTCCACAAACCTCGCCCCCTTTGAGGGCGAGCGCCGCTTCGCCTTCCGCAAGGGCGATATCTTCAAAGATAACGAGATCCTTGAGGCCGAGGTAATTAAGGCCGACGTCGTCATTCCGCTCGCGGGGATCGCGAAGCCGGCCTACTACATAAAGAAACCGGTCTGGACCTTTGAGCTCGATTTTGAACAAAACCTCAAGATGGTGCGTCTCTGCGCGAAGCACGGCAAACGGATAATCTTCCCCTCGACCTCCGAGGTCTACGGTATGAGCGGCGATACGGAGCTCAAAGAGGACGAAAGCCCGCTTACGACAGGCCCCATCGTCAAGATGCGCTGGATATACAGCTGCTCCAAACAGATGATGGACCGTATGATCATGGCTTACGGGCAGGAGCAGAATTTACAGTACACGCTCTTCCGCCCCTTCAACTGGGTCGGGCCGCGCCTCGATACCCTGAAGGACGCCGAAGAGCGCCAGGCGCGCTCCGTCACGCAGATGCTCTACGACATCGTTTACCGCCGCAAGATATCGCTCGTGAACGGCGGCGAACAGCGGCGCAGCTTCACCTGGATCGGCGACGGTATCGAGGGACTGATGGCGATCATCGAAAACAAGAACAAGAAGGCCGACGGAGAGATCTTCAATATCGGCAACCCCGCCAACAACCACTCGGTAAAGGAGCTGGCGGAGCTGCTGATCAACGAGGCGAAAAAATTCCCGAAATTCCGCGAGGCCGCGGAGGCCACGGAGCTTGATATCATCCCCGCCTCGGCCTACTACGGCAAGAGCTACGACGATATGCAGAACCGCGTGCCCTCGATCAAAAAGATAGAGAGCAGGCTCGGCTGGCAGCCGAAGACCGGCATGCGCGAGATGCTTTACAAGACGATCGCCTGGTACGCTGAGAACGAGGCCAAGTAA
- a CDS encoding polysaccharide deacetylase family protein yields the protein MARLAIKVDVDTLRGYLEGVPRMLALFKRQGIRASIFFSFGPDNSGKAIRRIFRPGFISKMMRTKAPSTYGLKTLMYGTLLPAPLIVPTDPAIVRRALEGGHEVGIHAWDHVYVQDCLERISKEEYLSLYRKAEALYKDICGRAPTEIAAPGWQLSHAVLEAEQELGLAYASDVRGYSPFMPVFEGMEYGVPQIPTTLPTMDEIYGLPGINDVTIPKAWLDGMDKEWNVLTVHAEMEGISKLTVFENFLNMAKALGTEFHTLGEYAREASLPRGEIVMGTLTGRAGTLAIQRQTDAR from the coding sequence ATGGCGCGACTCGCCATTAAGGTTGACGTTGACACGCTGCGCGGCTACCTTGAGGGTGTGCCGCGCATGCTCGCTCTGTTCAAAAGGCAGGGTATAAGGGCCAGCATCTTCTTTTCCTTCGGCCCCGACAACTCGGGCAAGGCGATACGGCGCATCTTCCGTCCGGGCTTCATCTCCAAGATGATGCGCACCAAGGCCCCCTCCACCTACGGCCTCAAGACGCTCATGTACGGTACGCTGCTGCCCGCGCCGCTGATAGTTCCCACAGATCCCGCCATTGTACGCCGCGCTCTGGAGGGCGGCCACGAGGTCGGCATCCACGCCTGGGACCACGTCTACGTGCAGGACTGTCTTGAGCGGATATCCAAGGAGGAGTACCTCTCGCTTTACAGAAAGGCGGAGGCTCTCTATAAGGATATCTGCGGGCGCGCGCCCACGGAGATCGCCGCGCCGGGCTGGCAGCTGTCGCACGCCGTCCTGGAGGCGGAGCAGGAGCTAGGCCTCGCCTACGCCAGCGACGTCCGCGGATACTCCCCCTTCATGCCGGTATTTGAGGGCATGGAATACGGCGTGCCGCAGATACCGACGACGCTGCCGACGATGGATGAGATATACGGCCTGCCGGGGATCAACGACGTCACAATCCCCAAGGCCTGGCTCGACGGAATGGACAAAGAGTGGAACGTGCTCACCGTCCACGCGGAGATGGAGGGCATCTCAAAGCTCACCGTCTTTGAAAATTTCCTCAACATGGCGAAGGCGCTCGGCACCGAATTCCACACGCTCGGCGAATACGCGCGCGAGGCCTCCCTCCCGCGCGGCGAGATCGTTATGGGGACGCTCACGGGGCGCGCGGGGACGCTCGCCATACAGCGGCAGACAGATGCTCGATAA
- a CDS encoding DMT family transporter, producing the protein MLDKITLTLILASAATNALGSTVMKHAYGGDSDMVSSGLVGAFLKIALNPWIVLGLGLFGVSFFFMAAALSRAELTLAYPLMSGIVYLLLLAIGFFIFHEKITLLRIGGMAFILAGITMLVIKS; encoded by the coding sequence ATGCTCGATAAGATAACGCTCACCCTCATACTCGCCTCGGCGGCGACAAACGCGCTCGGCAGCACCGTTATGAAACACGCCTACGGCGGCGACAGCGACATGGTCTCCTCCGGCCTCGTCGGGGCCTTTCTGAAGATAGCCCTCAACCCCTGGATCGTCCTCGGACTCGGACTATTCGGCGTCTCCTTCTTCTTTATGGCGGCGGCTCTCTCGCGCGCCGAACTGACGCTCGCCTACCCGCTGATGTCCGGCATCGTCTATCTGCTGCTGCTCGCGATCGGCTTTTTTATCTTTCATGAAAAGATCACGCTCCTGCGGATCGGAGGCATGGCCTTCATCCTCGCGGGGATAACCATGCTCGTAATCAAGAGTTAA
- a CDS encoding UDP-glucose dehydrogenase family protein, with protein sequence MKICVVGTGYVGLVTGTCFAEKGHTVCCIDIDEERIGKLKKGISPIYEPGLDELIERNQREGRLFFSTKIRDGLEGTQLCFIAVGTPPADDGRADLAQVLAAIDDIGSELSHSCYIVVKSTVPVGTGTLLCKRIKNHLRERGMEKINLEILSNPEFLKEGMAIEDCLHPDRVVVGAASDEARAVMRELYRPFVSEEKIIFMDPASAEITKYAANTMLAARISFMNEIAQLCDKVGADVLSVKKGMASDRRIGEYFLNAGCGYGGSCFPKDVQALCYIGEGQGLDMTMASAVSKVNRKQKELLQIMMRERFGEDMEEIEAAIMGLAFKPHTNDMREAPSITLIRGLLNCGASVRAYDPIAMDEAHRLLPDNVQYAADIESLLAGADCAVIVTEWPQFKEADWEKFGGLMKRKIVFDGRNICDPEKMRALGFEYYCIGRNMRPR encoded by the coding sequence ATGAAAATTTGCGTTGTTGGAACAGGCTACGTCGGACTCGTCACCGGCACCTGCTTCGCGGAAAAGGGCCATACAGTATGCTGTATCGATATCGACGAGGAGCGCATCGGCAAACTCAAAAAGGGGATCAGCCCGATATATGAGCCGGGGCTTGACGAACTCATCGAAAGAAACCAACGCGAGGGACGCCTCTTTTTCTCCACAAAAATCAGGGACGGCCTGGAGGGCACACAGCTCTGCTTCATCGCCGTCGGCACCCCGCCGGCGGACGACGGAAGGGCGGATCTCGCCCAGGTGCTGGCCGCCATCGACGACATCGGTTCAGAGCTTTCGCACTCCTGCTACATCGTCGTCAAATCGACGGTTCCCGTCGGCACCGGCACCCTGCTCTGCAAGCGCATCAAAAACCACCTGCGCGAGCGCGGCATGGAAAAGATCAACCTTGAGATACTCTCAAACCCCGAATTTCTCAAAGAGGGCATGGCGATCGAAGACTGCCTGCACCCGGACCGCGTCGTGGTCGGCGCCGCCTCCGACGAAGCGCGCGCGGTGATGCGCGAGCTTTACCGCCCCTTTGTAAGCGAAGAAAAGATAATATTTATGGACCCGGCCTCCGCCGAGATCACAAAATACGCGGCGAACACCATGCTCGCGGCGCGCATCAGCTTCATGAACGAGATCGCGCAGCTCTGCGACAAGGTGGGGGCCGACGTCCTCTCCGTCAAAAAGGGAATGGCCTCGGACCGCCGTATCGGCGAATACTTCCTCAACGCGGGCTGCGGCTACGGCGGCTCCTGCTTTCCGAAGGACGTCCAGGCGCTCTGCTATATCGGCGAGGGGCAGGGACTGGACATGACGATGGCCTCCGCCGTCAGCAAGGTGAACCGCAAGCAGAAAGAGCTGCTTCAGATCATGATGCGCGAACGCTTCGGCGAGGACATGGAAGAGATAGAGGCGGCGATCATGGGGCTCGCCTTCAAACCGCATACAAACGACATGCGCGAGGCACCCTCTATTACTCTCATCCGCGGCCTGCTCAACTGCGGCGCCTCCGTCCGCGCCTACGACCCCATCGCGATGGATGAGGCGCATAGGCTGCTGCCGGATAACGTTCAATATGCCGCGGACATCGAATCGCTGCTCGCCGGCGCGGACTGCGCCGTGATCGTCACCGAGTGGCCGCAGTTCAAAGAGGCCGATTGGGAAAAGTTCGGCGGCCTGATGAAGCGCAAAATCGTCTTCGACGGACGCAACATCTGCGACCCGGAAAAGATGCGCGCGCTCGGCTTTGAATACTACTGCATCGGCCGCAACATGCGCCCCAGATAA
- a CDS encoding gamma-glutamyl-gamma-aminobutyrate hydrolase family protein, with amino-acid sequence MRPLIGIPTSPFKHAYAEVELAGMDREALNYFWLLSMLTEKIISCVRAAGGVPLLLTATREAHEIKALVSKLDGFVFAGGSDIAPAFYGEEDKGTIAPDLDRDHFEVSLCREALEKNRPLLGICRGCQLLNVVLGGSLIQNLPDVNGSWSLHRRSDVMKGYVHDVKISVPWLFPNHHGDTMMVNSMHHQAVGRLAKEAEAAAHTEDGIIEAIWAPAYKYAVGVQWHPECLAEEDRVQADIFKSLVTKAGK; translated from the coding sequence ATGAGACCGCTTATCGGGATACCGACGTCGCCATTCAAACATGCTTACGCGGAGGTTGAACTTGCCGGAATGGACAGAGAGGCGCTCAATTATTTCTGGCTCCTCTCCATGCTGACGGAAAAGATAATCTCCTGCGTGCGAGCCGCGGGCGGCGTACCGCTGCTGCTCACCGCGACGCGCGAAGCGCACGAGATAAAGGCGCTCGTCTCAAAGCTCGACGGCTTCGTCTTTGCGGGCGGCAGCGACATTGCCCCCGCCTTCTACGGCGAAGAGGACAAGGGGACGATCGCTCCCGACCTCGACCGCGACCACTTCGAAGTCAGCCTCTGCCGCGAGGCGCTTGAAAAAAACAGGCCGCTGCTGGGGATCTGTCGCGGCTGTCAGCTTCTGAACGTCGTCCTCGGCGGTTCGCTCATACAAAATCTGCCCGACGTCAACGGTAGCTGGAGCCTTCACCGCCGCTCCGACGTCATGAAAGGCTATGTACACGATGTGAAAATATCGGTCCCCTGGCTCTTTCCCAACCACCACGGCGATACGATGATGGTAAATTCCATGCACCACCAGGCCGTCGGCCGCCTGGCAAAAGAGGCGGAGGCTGCGGCGCATACGGAGGACGGCATCATCGAGGCGATATGGGCCCCGGCCTATAAATACGCCGTCGGCGTGCAGTGGCATCCCGAATGCCTCGCTGAAGAGGACCGCGTGCAGGCCGATATCTTCAAATCGCTCGTAACAAAGGCGGGAAAATAA